The Gammaproteobacteria bacterium DNA window TTGTGTATGTGCCATTTCGATTCCCCTCGAAAGGTAATTCCGTTGTTCTGATTCAGTCTTCCATCAATCCCGGCTGGCAACCTGGTTGATGGAGTAGAAGGTGTAGGAAAGCGTGATGGTTTCGATGTCTTCCGGCAGGTCCGGGTCGACCACGAAACGCACCGGCATGTCCTTGGCTTCACCGGCCGCAAAGCTCTGCTGGTCGAAGCAGAAGCACTCGGTCTTGATGAAGTAACGCGCCGCAATGCTCGGCGACACGCTGGGCACGGCCTGCGCGACCTGCGAGGAGCCGGTCAGGTTCTTCGCGAAGAAATCCGCGCCGTACATCTTGCCCGGCTTGACCACCATGCTCGGCACCGGCCGGGTGAACTCCCACTGGCCCTGTGTCGAGACCAGGAACTCCACCTTGACCTCGCGGTTCTCCTGGACGTTCTCGGTCACCTGCTTCGGCACCGAGTTCACCGTGCCATTGAGGCCGGTGACTTCACAGATCACGTCATACAGCGGCGGCAGCACGAACACGC harbors:
- a CDS encoding cytochrome c oxidase assembly protein, giving the protein MNEQQDKTNTGMDERGDNRVTVRQLLLIIAGSFVFGVFVLPPLYDVICEVTGLNGTVNSVPKQVTENVQENREVKVEFLVSTQGQWEFTRPVPSMVVKPGKMYGADFFAKNLTGSSQVAQAVPSVSPSIAARYFIKTECFCFDQQSFAAGEAKDMPVRFVVDPDLPEDIETITLSYTFYSINQVASRD